GCGCCTGCCAGGCCGGATACAAGGCACACTGGCAGAAGGACGCGGGCTATCCAGCGGTTGCGTTCTGGGCATCACTCGATCCTGCTCTCCCCACTCTGCTCGGCAGACTGGGCGATCCGCTTCCCGTGGCAACACCTGCCGGCGGCCTGCTCCCGGAGTGGGCCGCACGCACAGGGCTGCGCGCTGGCACGCCGGTGGCCGTGGCCGTGATTGACGCGCACGCGGCGCTTCCGGCCGTGGGCGTCAGCGGGCCCGGGCAGTTGGTCGTCATAATGGGGACCTCCACCTGTCACCTGCTGGTGGACGCGCGCCGTCAGCCGGTGCAGGGGATCTCCGGCGTTGTAGAAGACGGGATACTCCCCGGCCTGTTCGGATACGAGGCAGGCCAGGCGTCGTTCGGCGACATCTTTGGATGGTACGTGCGCACTCATGCCGCCGGAGCAGAGGGCGAGGCCGCGGCGTTCGCGCATCTGGAGCGCGAGGCGGCGCGCCTGGAGGCAGGGGCGACGGGTCTGCTGGCGCTGGACTGGTGGAACGGCTGCCGGACCCCGCTGGTGGACGCCGACCTTTCCGGCCTGATCGTCGGGCTCACTATCGCCACCGAGCCCCACGAGATCTACCGCGCGCTGCTCGAGGCCGCGGTCTTCGGCACCCGCAGGGTTATTGACACCTTCGAGGCGGGCGGCGTGGCGGTGGGCGAGGTGCACGCGTGCGGCGGACTGGCCGAACGCAGCCCGCTGTTGCTGCAGATTACCGCCGATGTCACCGGCCGCGACGTGCTGGCGGCGAAGGTGCCGCACGCGTCCGCGGTCGGCGCGGCCATCTACGCGGCGGCCGCGGCAGGAACGGCGCACGGCGGGCATGAGGGCATGACCGAGGCGATCCGGCGGATGGGCAGCACCGACCGTGCCTGCTACCGGCCGCGCCCGGAGGCGCAACGGATCTACGATGACATCTATCGCGACTACCTAGATCTTGCCCGGCATTTCGGCGAGGGCGGCACGGAGGTGATGAAGCGGCTGCGTCGCCTGCGAGGATGATACGATGTTCTCGGGGACGCTCGTACAGTGTACGTGATTGAACGATCGCAGGAGGTGAAAAGATGGGGTTGAGAGAGGATCTCGAACACCGCATGTCGGTTAGCCGGCGCACGTTCCTCAAGACGACCGCCGCGGCCGCCGCAGTGGCCGCCGTGGGAGCAACACGGATCCCATCCGTCATGGCCCAGGAGCGGGTCACGACACTCGACTACTACACGTTGTTCCACAGCGGCGACGCCGCCGCCATGGAACGTATAGTCCGGCTCTTCAACACCGAGAACCGCGCGGTCAGGCTGAACCTGCTGCAGGGGCAGTGGGCCGAGTACTACGCGCAGCTCTTCGCGGCCGTGGGCTCGGGCAACGCTCCGCACATCGGCATCTGCCACAGCAGCCGCGTCATGGACGTCTACCGCGCGCTGACCCCGCTGGAGGAGTCGCGTGCCGGCAACCTGCTCGACGCGGCCGGCATTCGGGCGCCGCAGTACACGAAGAGCGTCTGGGACGCGGGCGTCTTTGACGGCAAGCGTTACCTGGTGCCCCTCGACACGCACATGTTTGGGATGTGGTACAACAAGGACCTCTTCCGCCGGGCCGGGCTCGACCCGGACAAGCCGCCGGAATCGCGCGAGGACTTCGAGCGGGCGGCCGATGCGATCAAGGCCCGCACCGGGCAGTTCGCGTTCCATCCCGCGGAAGATGCGCTCCCGCGCAAGCTCCGCCGCGCCTGGGAGTATCTGTTCTGGGGGCAGGACGGCTCCCTGCTCACGCCCGACGGCAAGCGGG
This DNA window, taken from bacterium, encodes the following:
- a CDS encoding ribulokinase, with translation MDRYTIGIDFGTESARAVLVGTSDGRLAATATFAYPHGVIDRALPDGSGRVGGEQPAGAPNGSERLPPDWALQHPGDWVLALETLLRAMAAAAPPDAIAGIGIDFTSCTVLPAAADGTPLCLLEEYRREPHAWPKLWKHHAAQPYADRINAAAGSPGGEFLRLYGGKTSSEWSWAKGWQFLAEAPHLAPVAERWIEGGDWIVWQLVGREVRSACQAGYKAHWQKDAGYPAVAFWASLDPALPTLLGRLGDPLPVATPAGGLLPEWAARTGLRAGTPVAVAVIDAHAALPAVGVSGPGQLVVIMGTSTCHLLVDARRQPVQGISGVVEDGILPGLFGYEAGQASFGDIFGWYVRTHAAGAEGEAAAFAHLEREAARLEAGATGLLALDWWNGCRTPLVDADLSGLIVGLTIATEPHEIYRALLEAAVFGTRRVIDTFEAGGVAVGEVHACGGLAERSPLLLQITADVTGRDVLAAKVPHASAVGAAIYAAAAAGTAHGGHEGMTEAIRRMGSTDRACYRPRPEAQRIYDDIYRDYLDLARHFGEGGTEVMKRLRRLRG
- a CDS encoding extracellular solute-binding protein — translated: MGLREDLEHRMSVSRRTFLKTTAAAAAVAAVGATRIPSVMAQERVTTLDYYTLFHSGDAAAMERIVRLFNTENRAVRLNLLQGQWAEYYAQLFAAVGSGNAPHIGICHSSRVMDVYRALTPLEESRAGNLLDAAGIRAPQYTKSVWDAGVFDGKRYLVPLDTHMFGMWYNKDLFRRAGLDPDKPPESREDFERAADAIKARTGQFAFHPAEDALPRKLRRAWEYLFWGQDGSLLTPDGKRAAFNDERGMRALDYLVGMIHRKGWNAPGTDGFKQFAAGQLGMLIAGNWFFPTAKASGVNFGFHYVPKFFEKPTTWGDSHNLVIPRQRPQRAGDEVLVAAAKAIKWINERSSLWGIYGGHIPAFLPAQRAKDLQDSETWQIALSKFAYMANQGWLHYPLVHPLAPRVHAAVEPHIQEAYNGRLTPKDALTRAEAEVNRVLTG